A DNA window from Chitinibacter fontanus contains the following coding sequences:
- the gshA gene encoding glutamate--cysteine ligase encodes MSVPHLTTALTGPLLELERKILAAQPEIEHWLRNQWQEHTPPFYGSVDLRNAGYKLAPVDMNLFPGGFNNLNPDFHPLAVQAAMMALEGYCPDARRILLIPENHTRNLFYLQNVAALAKILRQAGMVVRIGSMNPEISAPTELDLPDGSKMLQEPVIRTGNRVGLADFDPCVILLNNDLSGGIPDLLKNIEQTLLPPLHAGWAVRRKTEHFAAYDRVVAEFAQIVDIDPWLINPYFEHVDGLDFHAREGEEKLAATIDTMISKIAAKYAEYGIDQTPFVIVKANAGTYGMGIMSVKSGEELVGLNRKQRNKMSVIKEGLEVHDVIVQEGVPTFETIDDGVAEPVVYMLDRFVIGGFYRVHTGRGIDENLNAPGMHFKPLAFATSLSTPDCDGSPDCEANRFYAYGVVARLALLAGSLELEEGSL; translated from the coding sequence ATGAGCGTGCCGCACCTCACTACCGCCCTCACCGGTCCATTACTTGAATTAGAGCGCAAAATTCTGGCAGCCCAGCCCGAAATTGAGCATTGGTTGCGTAATCAGTGGCAAGAACACACGCCGCCATTTTACGGCTCGGTTGATTTGCGCAACGCCGGCTACAAGTTGGCCCCGGTGGATATGAATCTATTTCCGGGTGGGTTTAACAATCTGAACCCAGACTTCCACCCCTTGGCGGTTCAGGCCGCCATGATGGCCTTGGAAGGTTACTGTCCAGATGCGCGCCGCATTTTGTTGATCCCGGAAAATCACACCCGTAATCTGTTTTATCTACAAAACGTCGCCGCATTAGCTAAAATTTTGCGCCAAGCCGGGATGGTGGTACGCATTGGCAGTATGAATCCTGAAATTAGCGCGCCGACCGAATTAGACTTACCGGATGGCAGCAAAATGCTGCAAGAGCCAGTGATTCGTACCGGCAACCGAGTCGGTCTGGCCGATTTCGACCCCTGCGTGATTTTGTTGAACAACGATTTATCTGGCGGGATTCCGGACCTGCTGAAAAACATCGAGCAAACCCTATTACCTCCATTACACGCTGGCTGGGCTGTGCGTCGCAAAACCGAGCATTTTGCGGCATATGATCGCGTTGTGGCCGAGTTTGCCCAGATCGTCGACATCGACCCTTGGCTAATCAACCCCTATTTTGAACATGTCGATGGGCTAGATTTTCATGCGCGCGAAGGCGAAGAAAAGCTGGCCGCCACCATTGACACCATGATCAGCAAAATTGCGGCCAAGTACGCTGAGTACGGCATCGATCAAACCCCATTTGTGATCGTCAAAGCCAATGCCGGCACCTATGGCATGGGCATTATGAGCGTGAAATCGGGCGAAGAGTTGGTGGGGCTGAACCGCAAGCAACGCAATAAAATGTCGGTGATTAAAGAAGGCCTAGAAGTTCACGATGTAATCGTGCAAGAAGGCGTACCCACGTTTGAAACCATCGACGATGGCGTTGCTGAACCGGTCGTTTACATGCTCGATCGCTTTGTGATTGGCGGCTTTTACCGCGTACACACTGGCCGTGGTATCGACGAAAACCTGAATGCGCCCGGTATGCACTTCAAACCATTGGCCTTTGCGACTTCCTTATCAACACCCGACTGTGATGGCTCACCCGATTGTGAAGCCAATCGTTTTTATGCCTACGGCGTTGTGGCACGCTTAGCGCTGCTCGCGGGCTCACTCGAGCTGGAAGAAGGAAGCCTGTAA
- a CDS encoding tetratricopeptide repeat protein, producing the protein MTAPTLNASERIAEIQRRIYSEPAAVLHLSQALLVDSLRAQDIATQVQASIFISITRNQLGERHDDCTLLLSALELCEKNDLKLLALQVMERLGRDRYTGGLYAESLAYWKQCIIACRALRHCGHAHVLALIGLGHVCSAYNQHLQAVEFHRAALHLLKLHPEPLLHIKAKLSLGWDLYNAGQSDDASLILQETAELSRQYHFGHYVTESLLHLGTIALKNHDLAQAEAYFEQCLDSMQETPSHWAECNLLGMLAEVRFLQGSPQMAREMIERGIRLAHQDGMRHIEAKLSAQAAGYCAALNDLNGIEYFGRQLDLLHENNTTSWSIPAIDLSNIRQYLPNT; encoded by the coding sequence ATGACAGCGCCAACTCTTAACGCCTCCGAACGGATAGCTGAAATCCAGCGCCGCATTTATAGCGAGCCCGCTGCGGTTTTGCATTTAAGCCAAGCGCTATTGGTCGATAGTTTGCGTGCGCAAGATATTGCGACCCAAGTCCAAGCCAGCATTTTTATCTCCATTACTCGCAACCAGCTTGGCGAGCGGCATGACGATTGCACATTGCTGCTGTCGGCTTTGGAGTTGTGCGAGAAAAACGATCTGAAACTACTGGCGCTACAGGTGATGGAGCGCTTGGGGCGTGATCGCTACACCGGTGGCTTATATGCCGAATCACTGGCCTATTGGAAACAATGCATCATTGCCTGCCGCGCGCTGCGCCATTGCGGACATGCACATGTGTTAGCACTGATTGGTTTAGGCCATGTCTGTAGCGCATACAACCAGCACCTGCAAGCAGTTGAATTCCATCGCGCCGCGCTGCACTTGCTGAAACTTCATCCTGAACCGCTACTCCACATCAAAGCCAAGCTCAGTTTGGGCTGGGATTTATACAATGCAGGTCAAAGCGATGATGCTTCGCTGATTTTGCAAGAAACCGCCGAGCTGAGCCGACAATACCATTTTGGCCATTACGTCACCGAATCCTTGCTGCATCTGGGCACTATTGCACTCAAAAATCACGATTTGGCACAAGCCGAAGCCTATTTCGAGCAGTGCTTAGATTCCATGCAGGAAACGCCATCACACTGGGCCGAGTGTAATTTACTAGGGATGCTGGCTGAAGTGCGCTTTTTGCAGGGCTCACCGCAAATGGCCCGCGAGATGATTGAGCGCGGCATCAGGCTGGCGCATCAAGATGGCATGCGTCACATCGAAGCCAAGCTGAGCGCGCAAGCGGCGGGTTACTGCGCAGCGCTGAATGATTTGAATGGCATTGAATACTTTGGTCGCCAGCTTGATTTGCTGCATGAGAACAACACAACGTCTTGGAGCATTCCCGCGATCGATCTCAGTAATATCCGGCAATACCTGCCGAACACTTAG
- the corA gene encoding magnesium/cobalt transporter CorA: protein MLNAFVLSAGRLIQVPALVPEDLSRPEVLWVDMVDPTDEERELVQRVFHLELPEDEELKDLEESARCYVDDNGVHISSFFLTHAEDEHQNVTVSFLLNEGRLLTIRQEELAVFRLFRLRARVQPGFVASAQEILLAIYDAAVEYDADVLEEIYAKLDGVSRRVLDHSAEMTDELMGQALAELAGHEDINGKVRLDLMDTRRALSFLLRSRQLAAAQENDLREILRDLESLNNHSAFLFDKINFLMDAVMGLINLAQNKIIKIFSIASVVFLPPTLVASIYGMNFAHMPELSENWGYPAALILMVLSGIAPYWFFKRKGWL from the coding sequence ATGCTCAATGCCTTCGTTCTCTCTGCTGGCCGTTTGATTCAAGTTCCTGCCCTGGTGCCGGAAGACTTATCACGACCGGAAGTGCTGTGGGTCGATATGGTGGACCCCACCGATGAGGAACGGGAGCTGGTACAACGGGTATTTCACCTAGAGCTGCCCGAAGACGAAGAACTCAAAGATTTGGAAGAATCCGCCCGCTGTTATGTGGATGACAATGGTGTCCACATCAGCTCGTTTTTCCTCACCCATGCCGAAGACGAACACCAAAACGTGACGGTGTCCTTCTTATTAAATGAAGGCCGGTTGCTAACTATTCGCCAGGAAGAACTGGCGGTGTTTAGGTTATTCCGGCTGCGTGCACGGGTTCAACCCGGTTTTGTCGCGAGCGCACAGGAAATTTTGCTGGCGATTTACGATGCGGCAGTTGAATATGATGCGGATGTACTGGAAGAAATTTACGCCAAACTCGATGGCGTAAGTCGCCGCGTACTCGATCACAGCGCCGAGATGACCGACGAGCTAATGGGCCAGGCGCTGGCCGAGCTGGCCGGGCATGAGGACATCAACGGTAAAGTGCGGCTAGATCTAATGGATACCCGCCGGGCGCTATCGTTCCTATTGCGCAGCCGCCAACTGGCCGCCGCGCAGGAAAACGATCTGCGCGAGATTTTGCGCGATCTGGAATCGCTCAATAACCACAGCGCGTTTTTGTTCGACAAGATTAACTTCTTGATGGATGCAGTGATGGGTTTGATTAATCTGGCGCAGAATAAGATTATTAAAATCTTCTCGATCGCCAGTGTAGTTTTCCTGCCACCGACGCTCGTAGCCTCGATTTACGGCATGAACTTTGCGCACATGCCCGAGTTATCAGAAAACTGGGGCTATCCTGCGGCCTTGATTTTAATGGTTTTATCGGGGATTGCCCCATACTGGTTCTTCAAACGTAAGGGTTGGCTGTAA
- a CDS encoding choice-of-anchor I family protein: MKRCLLLASALLSMSPLMAAEPTPLVLNLLGRYSTNVFDKSAAEIPAFDPQSKRGFVVNAQKGVVEVLDLSQPNQPVSVGELSATAILPKAVVNSVAVKNGIVAIAIEAPVKTDLGKVAFFRAADLSQISSVNVGAQPDMLTFTPDGKTVVVANEGEPSADYQIDPEGSVSIINIQNIKKPSVRTADFRAFNGQEKQLRQAGVRIDGPYASAAQDLEPEYIAIAPDSKTAWVTLQENNALAKVDLQRGKIAAVLPLGLKDHGLAGNGLDVSDKDKKINIRTWPGVKGMYQPDSIASYSVDGNTYLVMANEGDSRAWGEDDKAYWAGDASKGFVEEIRVKNLVHKDGFAGQKELPPQLAKLAKGAVLNPAVFAYCGATELSAGDCASDEQLGRLTIAWTQGYQVGLDGLPKLNADGKLVYDQLVAFGGRSFSIRDANGKLIWDSGDQFEQLLAKLEPKYFNTSHSKTAFDDRSDNKGPEPEGVAVGKIGERQYAFIGLERMSGIMAYDISNPQAPVFAGYTSTRNFDAKENKDAGDLGPEGLSFVSAKDSPTGEPLLIVGNEVSGTTSIFSIIQ, from the coding sequence ATGAAACGCTGCCTGCTGCTTGCCAGTGCGCTGTTGAGTATGAGCCCACTTATGGCGGCAGAACCGACGCCACTGGTACTGAATTTACTCGGTCGCTATAGCACCAATGTGTTTGATAAAAGCGCCGCAGAGATTCCGGCCTTTGACCCGCAATCGAAACGCGGTTTTGTGGTAAATGCGCAAAAAGGTGTGGTTGAAGTCCTCGATTTAAGTCAGCCCAACCAACCCGTCTCAGTGGGTGAGCTATCCGCCACCGCCATTTTGCCCAAGGCCGTGGTCAATAGCGTGGCCGTTAAAAATGGCATCGTCGCCATTGCCATCGAAGCGCCAGTTAAAACCGATCTTGGCAAAGTGGCATTTTTCCGCGCCGCTGATTTAAGCCAGATCAGCAGCGTGAATGTGGGCGCGCAGCCCGATATGCTCACCTTCACGCCCGATGGCAAAACCGTAGTGGTTGCCAATGAAGGCGAGCCAAGTGCGGATTATCAGATTGATCCGGAAGGCTCGGTGAGCATTATCAATATTCAAAATATCAAAAAACCAAGCGTACGTACTGCCGACTTCCGCGCCTTTAATGGGCAGGAAAAACAATTGCGCCAAGCTGGTGTACGCATTGACGGCCCCTACGCCAGCGCAGCGCAAGACCTTGAACCCGAATACATTGCGATCGCCCCTGATAGCAAAACAGCATGGGTAACTTTGCAAGAAAATAATGCGCTGGCCAAGGTAGACCTGCAGCGAGGGAAAATCGCCGCAGTGCTGCCTTTGGGGCTAAAAGATCATGGCCTTGCAGGCAATGGCTTGGATGTCAGCGATAAAGACAAAAAAATCAATATCCGCACCTGGCCCGGCGTGAAAGGCATGTATCAACCTGACAGCATTGCCAGCTATAGCGTTGACGGCAATACCTACCTAGTTATGGCCAATGAAGGCGATTCGCGTGCCTGGGGTGAAGACGATAAAGCCTATTGGGCCGGTGATGCCAGCAAAGGTTTTGTTGAAGAAATTCGCGTGAAGAATTTAGTACACAAAGACGGCTTTGCCGGGCAAAAAGAGCTGCCGCCGCAATTGGCCAAATTGGCCAAAGGTGCGGTACTCAACCCTGCCGTGTTTGCCTATTGCGGGGCAACCGAGCTGAGTGCCGGCGATTGCGCCAGCGACGAGCAGCTAGGCCGCTTAACCATTGCCTGGACTCAGGGCTACCAAGTCGGGCTCGATGGGCTGCCAAAACTCAATGCCGACGGCAAACTGGTTTACGACCAGTTGGTGGCGTTTGGCGGGCGCTCATTCTCGATACGCGATGCTAATGGCAAATTAATCTGGGATTCAGGCGATCAGTTCGAACAGCTATTAGCCAAATTGGAGCCAAAGTACTTCAATACCAGCCACAGCAAAACCGCCTTTGATGATCGCAGCGATAATAAAGGCCCAGAGCCGGAAGGGGTTGCAGTGGGCAAAATTGGTGAGCGTCAGTATGCCTTCATTGGCCTGGAGCGGATGAGCGGCATTATGGCCTACGACATCAGCAATCCGCAGGCGCCAGTTTTTGCTGGCTACACCAGTACCCGCAATTTTGACGCGAAAGAAAACAAAGATGCGGGCGACCTTGGCCCGGAAGGCTTAAGTTTTGTCAGCGCCAAAGACTCACCGACTGGCGAGCCATTGCTGATTGTGGGTAATGAAGTCAGCGGCACCACCAGCATTTTCAGCATTATTCAGTAA
- the mgtE gene encoding magnesium transporter gives MTVISRKPQESLQESLQQVIRLLERHKLVEGMVHKQEMAKHDLVEQLVHRQNLTELQMKLAALHPADIAHILEALPPADRLTIWGLVDAEDDGEILLEVSDAVRESLLADMAPHEMVAAAGQLDTDELADLVPDLPQEVQSEVLGTLDAEDRAEVQSAMSYTDDQVGALMDFEMVTIRADVRLEVVLRYLRRFDELPTHTDKLFVVDDEEIIKGVLPLNKLLVSDPEQYVGDVMADDVVIFQPFDDAGEAAQAFERYDLVSAPVVDSNHKVIGRITVDQMVDVIREESEAEVLSLAGLKDEDLFSSVGKAVKNRWPWLAINICTAFVASRVIGVFEDTISHLVALAALMPIVSGIGGNTGTQTTTLIIRGLALGQITTSNTRMLLIKELGIAVINGLVWGGVLGVIAWALYGKWDLGLVMTAAMMLNMLVAALVGLFVPLTMQKLGRDPAYGSSVMITALTDSLGFFIFLGLATVFLM, from the coding sequence ATGACCGTTATCAGCCGCAAACCACAAGAAAGCCTGCAGGAAAGTCTGCAACAAGTGATCCGCTTGCTCGAGCGCCATAAGCTCGTCGAAGGCATGGTGCATAAGCAGGAAATGGCCAAGCACGATCTGGTTGAGCAGCTGGTCCATCGACAGAACCTGACCGAATTACAGATGAAGCTGGCGGCGCTACACCCGGCCGACATTGCACACATTCTGGAAGCCCTGCCGCCGGCCGATCGCTTGACGATCTGGGGGCTGGTTGACGCGGAAGACGACGGCGAAATTCTGCTTGAAGTGTCGGATGCGGTGCGTGAATCTCTACTGGCCGATATGGCGCCGCACGAAATGGTCGCCGCCGCTGGGCAGCTCGATACCGACGAGCTGGCCGATCTGGTGCCTGATTTGCCACAGGAAGTACAAAGCGAAGTCTTGGGCACGCTGGATGCGGAAGATCGCGCCGAAGTGCAATCGGCGATGTCGTATACCGATGATCAAGTCGGTGCGCTGATGGATTTCGAGATGGTGACGATCCGCGCCGATGTGCGGCTCGAAGTCGTGTTGCGCTATTTACGCCGTTTTGACGAGTTGCCAACGCACACCGATAAGCTGTTTGTCGTGGATGATGAAGAAATCATCAAGGGGGTATTGCCTCTTAATAAACTGCTGGTAAGTGATCCAGAGCAATACGTCGGGGATGTAATGGCCGACGATGTGGTGATTTTCCAGCCCTTTGACGATGCGGGCGAAGCGGCGCAAGCGTTCGAGCGTTATGACTTGGTTTCCGCGCCGGTAGTCGATTCCAACCACAAAGTGATTGGCCGCATCACCGTCGATCAAATGGTTGACGTGATTCGGGAAGAATCCGAGGCCGAAGTCCTGTCGCTGGCCGGTTTGAAAGACGAAGACCTATTTTCCAGCGTGGGCAAGGCGGTAAAAAATCGCTGGCCGTGGTTGGCGATCAATATTTGCACTGCCTTTGTGGCCAGCCGCGTGATTGGCGTATTTGAGGATACGATTTCCCATCTGGTAGCGCTGGCCGCGCTGATGCCGATTGTGTCGGGTATTGGCGGTAACACCGGTACGCAAACCACAACGCTGATTATTCGTGGTTTGGCCTTGGGGCAAATTACCACGTCAAATACTCGAATGCTGCTGATTAAGGAGCTGGGCATTGCCGTAATTAATGGTCTGGTTTGGGGCGGTGTGCTTGGCGTGATTGCTTGGGCTTTATATGGCAAATGGGATTTAGGTTTGGTGATGACGGCCGCGATGATGCTCAATATGCTGGTCGCCGCCTTGGTCGGGTTGTTTGTGCCGCTCACCATGCAAAAGCTTGGCCGTGATCCGGCGTATGGCTCGTCAGTGATGATTACCGCGCTGACTGATAGCTTGGGGTTCTTTATTTTTCTTGGATTGGCGACGGTGTTTTTGATGTAG
- a CDS encoding AAA family ATPase: MLNTLAIANYRSLRELIIPLGQLNVITGANGSGKSSLYRALRLLAESAQGRMVASLAQEGGFSSTLWAGPETISRAMKRGDMPIQGTKRQESVALKLGFAADDFGYAIDLGLPTPDSTSLFGGDPHIKRECIWAGAVLRESTLLADRDRSLCKVRAGREWQMLSRHVPDYDSLFSHCADPLRAPEVLALRERMRAWRFYDCLRSDAQAPARQAQIGTYTPVLAHDGADLAAALQTIRELGRGDELDAAVDDAFPGARVEIVVDHGRFSVQMWQNGLLRPLAAAELSDGTLRYLLLVAALLSPRPPELLVLNEPETSLHPDLLPALARLITSAGLHSQIIVVSHAARLVTALSRVREAQVLQLAKELGATQLCEQTSLDRPAWQWPKR; this comes from the coding sequence ATGCTAAATACACTCGCCATTGCCAATTACCGCTCCTTGCGCGAGCTGATTATTCCATTGGGGCAGCTCAATGTGATTACTGGTGCTAATGGCAGCGGTAAGTCGAGCTTATATCGCGCCTTGCGCTTATTGGCCGAAAGCGCCCAAGGCCGGATGGTCGCCAGTTTGGCGCAGGAAGGTGGTTTTTCGTCGACCTTGTGGGCTGGGCCGGAAACCATTAGTCGCGCAATGAAGCGTGGCGATATGCCTATTCAGGGTACAAAACGACAAGAGTCGGTGGCGCTGAAGCTGGGTTTTGCCGCCGATGATTTTGGCTACGCCATTGATCTGGGGCTGCCAACGCCAGACTCCACTTCGCTATTTGGTGGCGATCCGCACATTAAGCGCGAGTGCATTTGGGCGGGGGCTGTACTGCGCGAATCGACCTTGCTGGCTGATCGTGACCGCAGCCTGTGCAAAGTGCGTGCTGGCCGTGAATGGCAGATGTTGAGCCGCCATGTACCTGATTACGATAGCCTGTTTAGCCATTGTGCCGACCCTCTGCGTGCGCCTGAAGTGCTGGCGCTGCGCGAGCGGATGCGCGCGTGGCGGTTTTATGATTGCCTGCGCAGCGATGCGCAAGCGCCTGCGCGGCAGGCGCAGATTGGTACTTACACACCAGTGCTGGCACACGATGGTGCCGACTTGGCGGCGGCTTTACAAACCATTCGTGAGCTGGGGCGTGGTGATGAGCTGGATGCGGCGGTCGATGATGCTTTTCCGGGCGCAAGGGTGGAGATCGTCGTCGATCATGGACGTTTTAGCGTGCAAATGTGGCAAAACGGCCTGCTGCGACCATTGGCCGCGGCAGAGTTATCCGACGGCACTTTGCGCTATTTATTGTTGGTGGCGGCGCTATTGAGCCCGCGTCCGCCCGAATTGCTGGTGCTGAATGAGCCCGAAACCAGCTTGCATCCTGATCTATTGCCCGCCTTAGCCCGCCTGATTACCAGTGCGGGGCTGCATAGCCAGATTATTGTGGTTAGCCACGCGGCGCGTTTGGTCACCGCCTTAAGTCGGGTGCGCGAAGCGCAAGTCTTGCAACTGGCCAAAGAGCTGGGAGCCACTCAGCTGTGTGAGCAAACTAGTCTAGATCGCCCGGCATGGCAATGGCCGAAACGCTAA
- a CDS encoding EAL domain-containing protein, with amino-acid sequence MYHLSASVLLDMLDQQRFGVEYQPLINPHTGDIVAYEALARFYDRAGQTLRTDWVFWALHDSPLTLFQTEYQMKQLQMAHAPDAPLFVNLDPDAYQVVDEPGQANPLVQLLRRRGDVVIEIIENSDIGDARQSMQMAEVLAQQGIPLALDDIGAPHSMLSLPLLIQVDCLKFDRSWFNQLDCPKQQSALLSLIAYARETGKQTVLEGVENEAQLARACALGVDLVQGFLFRPLFIAYRK; translated from the coding sequence ATGTATCATCTCTCGGCCAGCGTCTTGCTGGATATGTTGGACCAGCAACGCTTCGGGGTTGAATACCAGCCCTTGATCAACCCGCACACGGGTGACATTGTGGCCTATGAAGCGCTGGCGCGCTTTTACGATCGGGCTGGCCAGACTTTACGCACCGATTGGGTCTTTTGGGCGCTGCACGATAGCCCGCTGACGCTGTTTCAGACCGAATATCAGATGAAACAACTACAGATGGCTCACGCGCCCGACGCGCCTTTGTTTGTCAATTTAGACCCCGATGCATATCAGGTGGTTGATGAGCCTGGTCAGGCCAATCCACTGGTGCAATTGCTAAGACGGCGCGGGGATGTAGTGATTGAAATCATCGAAAACAGTGACATTGGCGACGCGCGCCAGAGCATGCAAATGGCCGAAGTGCTGGCACAGCAGGGCATTCCGCTGGCGTTGGATGATATTGGTGCGCCACATTCAATGTTGTCTTTACCCTTGTTGATCCAGGTTGATTGCCTGAAATTTGATCGCAGCTGGTTTAATCAGCTCGACTGCCCCAAGCAGCAATCGGCTTTGCTCAGCCTGATTGCTTACGCGCGCGAAACGGGGAAGCAAACTGTACTGGAAGGGGTAGAAAACGAAGCCCAGCTAGCGCGGGCATGCGCGCTGGGCGTCGATTTGGTGCAAGGCTTTTTATTTCGCCCGCTGTTTATCGCTTATCGAAAATAA
- a CDS encoding glycine zipper 2TM domain-containing protein has translation MLGIVFSHHAFAYDDDWGERGHAPHWKQRDYAIVRSVTPQYETVSQPRQECRSEWVTENIPRYDGNGTVGTIVGGVAGGVLGHQIGKGRGKEVATVAGTLIGAMVGNQLGERNSLGPVYDTSQREVQRCRQVNDYSQRVRDYRVEYEYRSQVYSANMNRYPGNPGARIPVKLLVELDEDWK, from the coding sequence ATGCTTGGCATCGTTTTCAGTCATCATGCCTTCGCGTATGACGATGATTGGGGTGAGCGCGGTCATGCTCCGCACTGGAAGCAGCGTGATTACGCCATTGTTCGCAGTGTGACCCCGCAATATGAAACGGTGAGCCAACCCCGGCAGGAGTGCCGCAGTGAATGGGTAACTGAAAATATCCCGCGTTATGATGGCAATGGCACCGTGGGTACGATTGTGGGTGGTGTGGCGGGCGGTGTGCTCGGGCATCAAATTGGGAAAGGACGTGGTAAAGAGGTGGCCACAGTGGCGGGGACATTGATTGGCGCAATGGTGGGTAACCAGCTGGGCGAACGTAACAGCCTTGGCCCTGTGTATGATACCAGCCAGCGCGAGGTACAACGGTGCCGGCAGGTGAACGACTATAGTCAGCGGGTACGTGATTACCGTGTAGAGTACGAATATCGCTCACAAGTGTATAGCGCCAATATGAATCGTTACCCTGGCAATCCGGGGGCACGGATTCCGGTAAAATTACTGGTCGAGCTCGATGAGGATTGGAAATAA
- a CDS encoding PepSY domain-containing protein produces MKSLIKVMILALCLSTASVYAAVSRDEASDLAQKKTNGGKVLNVEKFIDAGKSVWRVKVLTPGGDVRAVFVDEATGAVR; encoded by the coding sequence ATGAAATCGTTGATCAAAGTAATGATTTTAGCGCTGTGTTTAAGCACAGCTTCGGTGTATGCCGCGGTGAGTCGGGACGAAGCGTCGGATTTGGCGCAAAAGAAAACCAACGGTGGCAAGGTGCTCAACGTGGAAAAATTCATCGATGCCGGTAAATCGGTTTGGCGCGTTAAAGTACTAACGCCCGGCGGTGATGTACGGGCGGTCTTTGTCGATGAAGCCACTGGCGCTGTTCGCTAG
- a CDS encoding response regulator transcription factor, whose product MRLLLIEDETALRESLARQLIAAGYRIDTASDGADGLYQACEYPFDLLIVDLGLPKLNGVELIRRVRAAGHDMPILILTARSDWQDKVAGLEAGADDYLTKPFEFPELAARVMALLRRALKAQPTGLNLGPIQIDLQRQQVRNAAGPVELTAYEYRLLEYLVQHRPQIVSKQALSDYLYPHDDDRDSNVIEVLMGRLRRKLDPDATLGLIETLRGRGYRWNTEAE is encoded by the coding sequence ATGCGTCTGCTCCTGATTGAAGACGAAACCGCGCTGCGCGAGTCGCTGGCCCGCCAGCTGATTGCGGCAGGGTATCGGATTGACACCGCCAGCGATGGTGCCGACGGCTTATATCAAGCCTGTGAGTACCCGTTTGATTTGCTGATTGTCGATTTGGGCTTACCCAAATTGAATGGTGTTGAGCTGATCCGCCGGGTACGTGCTGCTGGTCACGACATGCCGATTTTGATTCTCACCGCGCGCTCGGATTGGCAGGATAAAGTGGCTGGCCTGGAGGCCGGTGCAGACGATTACCTCACCAAACCATTCGAATTTCCCGAGCTGGCGGCACGGGTTATGGCCCTGCTGCGGCGTGCATTGAAAGCCCAGCCGACTGGGCTTAATTTAGGGCCAATCCAGATTGATTTGCAGCGCCAGCAAGTGCGTAATGCAGCTGGCCCTGTTGAGCTGACGGCGTATGAATATCGTCTGCTGGAATATCTGGTACAGCACCGTCCGCAAATCGTGAGCAAGCAGGCATTGAGTGATTACCTGTATCCGCACGATGATGACCGCGATAGTAATGTGATCGAAGTGCTAATGGGGCGTTTGCGTCGCAAGCTGGACCCCGATGCAACGCTAGGGCTAATTGAAACCCTGCGTGGCCGGGGATATCGCTGGAATACGGAGGCCGAGTGA